Proteins from a genomic interval of Corynebacterium freiburgense:
- a CDS encoding VIT1/CCC1 transporter family protein has protein sequence MNGDSQTLNSKLNWLRAGVLGANDGIVSTAGLVIGVAATGASSSVIATAGFAALVSGAVSMALGEYVSVSAQRDTERALVEKERWDLEHTPEAERLELVGILQGKGLSMETAERAVVELTEEDPLSAHLDIELGIDSKELTDPRLAAISSAISFVLGALLPLVAVLIAPNDWRVSITLVATLVSLGITGSVSAWLADAHHGRSVARLIIGGAVALGVTYVIGVVFGVAFGA, from the coding sequence ATGAATGGTGATTCTCAAACATTAAACTCAAAACTCAACTGGTTACGTGCAGGTGTATTAGGTGCCAATGACGGCATTGTTTCCACCGCTGGTTTAGTTATTGGCGTTGCCGCTACCGGGGCGTCGTCAAGCGTTATCGCTACAGCTGGCTTTGCAGCGCTGGTTTCTGGAGCGGTAAGCATGGCTCTTGGTGAATATGTTTCGGTGTCTGCGCAACGTGATACGGAGCGGGCATTGGTGGAAAAGGAGCGCTGGGACTTAGAACATACGCCTGAAGCTGAGCGACTCGAACTTGTGGGCATTTTGCAAGGGAAAGGCTTGAGCATGGAAACTGCTGAGCGGGCGGTTGTTGAGCTTACTGAAGAGGATCCTCTTTCAGCCCACCTAGACATCGAACTCGGCATCGACTCTAAAGAACTTACTGACCCCCGTCTAGCCGCAATATCTTCGGCGATTTCGTTTGTCCTAGGTGCTTTGCTGCCACTAGTGGCAGTTTTGATCGCCCCCAATGATTGGCGGGTGAGTATTACCCTTGTGGCTACCCTTGTTTCTTTGGGTATTACCGGCAGCGTTTCGGCGTGGCTGGCTGATGCTCATCATGGCAGGTCAGTGGCACGTTTAATTATTGGTGGTGCGGTGGCATTGGGGGTGACCTATGTGATCGGCGTTGTGTTCGGTGTTGCTTTTGGGGCATAG
- a CDS encoding sterol carrier family protein, whose product MKRVISATETQAAVVAVADWLRSDAAPTPPRTAIAKAVRLTARTLEQIAPGSSVEVRVPPFVAVQCIDGPRHTRGTPPNVVETDPRTWLRLATGLASLLDAPDVDISGTRAADIAHWLPIVPLEP is encoded by the coding sequence GTGAAGCGTGTTATCTCTGCGACTGAAACCCAAGCTGCCGTGGTGGCGGTGGCTGACTGGCTCCGAAGTGATGCTGCCCCGACACCGCCGCGGACAGCGATTGCAAAAGCTGTTCGACTAACGGCCCGTACACTTGAACAGATAGCTCCTGGTAGCAGTGTGGAAGTGAGGGTCCCGCCGTTTGTTGCTGTGCAATGTATCGATGGCCCCCGCCACACGCGGGGTACGCCGCCGAATGTCGTGGAAACTGATCCTCGCACATGGCTTCGATTGGCTACTGGACTTGCATCGCTTCTCGACGCCCCCGATGTTGATATCTCAGGTACGCGTGCGGCAGACATTGCACATTGGCTGCCCATTGTGCCTTTGGAGCCTTAA
- a CDS encoding acyl-CoA thioesterase: MSQRAASVTLRFMAAPTDIIMAGNHGVSGGRVLEWIDKAAYACAVGWSGAYCVTAYVGHIHFTRPIPSGHMVEVRSRIAMTGRSSMHIVNEVLSADPREGVFTRACDCLVIFVAKDAETGKPQAVPEFIPNTDEERRVLDAALSRIDLRKAIEKEMGEQTYVGPSEAPRLITRFLAKPTDVNWGGKVHGGTAMEWIDEAGTACTMEWSGEHTVAVYAGGIRFYRPIQIGDLIEVDARLMRTDARSMQMSVHVRSGAPRGGRDALETAIHATITYIAVDIDGFPLPARPFVPRSTEDVRLANHAAKLRELRAQYAPKPLISRK; this comes from the coding sequence ATGTCCCAACGCGCCGCCAGCGTAACCCTGCGTTTTATGGCTGCCCCTACAGATATCATTATGGCTGGTAACCACGGAGTTTCCGGCGGCCGAGTCTTAGAATGGATCGATAAAGCCGCCTATGCCTGCGCGGTGGGTTGGTCTGGGGCATATTGCGTAACCGCCTACGTGGGACACATTCACTTCACTCGCCCAATTCCTAGCGGGCATATGGTCGAAGTGCGCTCCCGGATAGCAATGACGGGGCGCTCATCCATGCATATCGTAAACGAGGTACTCTCCGCCGACCCGCGCGAAGGTGTATTCACACGTGCATGCGACTGCTTAGTCATCTTCGTAGCAAAAGATGCCGAAACCGGAAAACCCCAAGCAGTCCCAGAATTCATCCCTAACACCGACGAAGAACGACGAGTCCTCGACGCCGCACTTTCCCGCATAGACTTGCGCAAAGCCATTGAAAAAGAAATGGGTGAACAAACATATGTTGGCCCCTCCGAGGCACCACGACTAATTACCCGCTTCCTCGCAAAACCAACCGACGTAAACTGGGGCGGAAAAGTACATGGTGGCACCGCAATGGAATGGATTGACGAAGCTGGTACCGCCTGCACGATGGAATGGTCAGGGGAACATACGGTTGCCGTCTATGCTGGCGGTATTCGGTTCTATCGTCCAATCCAAATCGGCGATTTGATCGAAGTCGATGCGCGGTTAATGCGTACCGATGCCCGATCAATGCAAATGTCTGTGCACGTTCGATCAGGTGCTCCCCGTGGCGGACGCGATGCACTGGAAACCGCAATCCACGCAACAATCACCTATATTGCCGTTGATATAGATGGATTCCCGCTCCCCGCACGACCATTTGTTCCCCGATCCACCGAAGATGTTCGGCTTGCAAACCATGCGGCCAAGCTCCGCGAACTCCGCGCTCAATACGCACCGAAACCACTGATCAGCCGAAAATAA
- the trhA gene encoding PAQR family membrane homeostasis protein TrhA — MVTVIEKSRLIPKTRWVVDRGPRPRARGWFHVAAAFLASVSGAVLTTFSWMTLPGVFAFAVTVYAVGLLQLFGVSAAYHCVPWRSARAIAWWKWADHSTIAVFIAATYTPLVSMILSPVAATWLLAAVWGGASISVILSLVPHPRWLDVVVYLVLGWLVIPLISQLWVNAGPAVVWLLFAGGIVYSFGAMFYALRWPGRNARWFGYHEHFHLATVMAGVLHLIAVWMVVVQTGA; from the coding sequence ATTGTGACAGTAATAGAAAAGTCGAGGTTAATACCCAAAACCCGCTGGGTGGTTGATCGAGGCCCACGCCCACGAGCCCGAGGTTGGTTTCATGTGGCGGCAGCATTTTTAGCCTCCGTTTCTGGGGCCGTTTTAACAACTTTTTCGTGGATGACCCTTCCGGGAGTTTTCGCGTTTGCGGTCACTGTATATGCGGTTGGTTTATTGCAATTGTTTGGCGTTTCCGCTGCGTATCATTGTGTTCCTTGGCGTTCAGCGCGCGCTATAGCTTGGTGGAAATGGGCCGACCATTCCACGATAGCGGTCTTTATAGCGGCGACATACACTCCACTGGTTTCTATGATTTTGTCTCCAGTTGCCGCTACTTGGCTTTTGGCGGCGGTGTGGGGTGGGGCGTCGATAAGCGTGATATTGTCCTTGGTGCCACATCCGCGTTGGTTGGATGTGGTCGTGTACCTGGTGCTGGGGTGGTTAGTTATTCCCCTAATTTCGCAACTTTGGGTAAATGCGGGGCCTGCGGTTGTATGGTTGCTGTTTGCCGGTGGAATCGTATATTCATTCGGTGCAATGTTTTATGCGCTGCGGTGGCCAGGACGTAATGCGCGATGGTTTGGGTACCATGAGCATTTCCATCTGGCTACGGTGATGGCCGGGGTTTTACACCTTATTGCTGTGTGGATGGTAGTAGTTCAGACGGGGGCGTAG
- a CDS encoding ABC transporter permease, whose amino-acid sequence MLMPLINALRQMRRSISSIIGLVVIVGVAVGFYATLKTNSDNFDESSHRYFQEYAIPDVIIDGVDFTQNDADKLANIAGVKSVQRRAALDTRDGDKTLRLLSYDFQDPRVNIPYIHQGEAPRNSDECLVAHKYAVRHNVQPGDVLSFEHRLFQATCNVSGIATAPEEMYLKQSPTESVADVSLFGVVYVDTEFLESHQVPFQQIALLYQTRNENDAIISSVEQLLGEKILNITEYPDINTVNAFTADVRDFDQMAYIFPIVFLCIASIVVFVGQRRNVLRDRRQIGILKAMGTSSVQIIFLYCAVAVVATIVGVLLGIGIAQVAGPNLVHTYQKIFTAPFFVFEGSLHHIWLPAVLALVISVVSTLIATYSVVRIMPAEAMHAAAPKSGKDIILQRTPIWARLSFHSRYAVKSAFRNWGRSLAMICGVIASTSLTVMSLGFQDSYQLITTEYFDVTAKYDYAITVPPTHINNDPGFSEDINLETQYKALTVPATLRVADRREELPLIITDRPADIYNFQDVDDNPMTYGAGIVLPEFYAERLGIGKGDLVTIESSNSVVDGDISVTGLSQQNIGFIAIASYNAAEKDLGLKEQTFTTVFASAKDNIGETKKKLEREESVLAVSAIPNERESFQKHAAALNMYITLLVLFSIMLGIAALYSISSISLLARQYEFVVLRVLGYTPLDISLAYLKELVLQILVGLPLGLVSGLYLTRYVSSKFSNSQLYFEEMIQPDTYVYAALIACLVLAVVWLFSIGMVSRLRLVEGLKARDE is encoded by the coding sequence ATGTTAATGCCTCTTATAAATGCGCTTCGCCAAATGCGCCGTAGTATAAGTTCGATTATTGGTCTTGTTGTTATCGTTGGTGTAGCGGTTGGTTTTTACGCCACGCTAAAAACAAATTCGGATAATTTTGATGAATCTTCGCATCGGTATTTTCAAGAATATGCAATCCCAGATGTAATTATTGATGGCGTAGATTTCACGCAAAATGATGCCGATAAATTAGCGAATATTGCTGGCGTGAAATCGGTGCAACGTCGGGCAGCTCTGGATACTCGTGATGGTGATAAAACACTTCGATTGTTGTCGTACGATTTCCAGGATCCTCGGGTAAATATTCCTTATATCCACCAAGGAGAAGCGCCTAGGAATTCTGATGAATGCTTAGTGGCCCACAAATATGCGGTGAGGCATAATGTCCAGCCAGGCGATGTTTTGTCATTTGAGCATCGTCTTTTTCAAGCAACCTGCAATGTAAGCGGTATTGCTACTGCTCCGGAAGAAATGTACCTTAAGCAATCCCCGACGGAGTCGGTTGCGGATGTTTCCTTATTTGGTGTTGTGTATGTGGATACGGAATTTCTTGAATCGCACCAAGTGCCGTTTCAGCAGATTGCGTTGCTTTACCAGACGCGCAATGAAAATGATGCGATTATCAGCAGTGTTGAGCAATTGCTAGGGGAAAAGATACTCAATATTACGGAGTATCCGGATATAAATACGGTGAATGCTTTTACTGCAGATGTGCGTGATTTCGATCAGATGGCATATATATTTCCAATCGTGTTCCTTTGCATCGCATCCATTGTGGTTTTTGTTGGGCAGCGGCGCAATGTTTTAAGGGACCGTAGGCAAATCGGAATTCTAAAAGCGATGGGTACTAGTAGTGTACAAATTATTTTTCTGTACTGTGCTGTCGCTGTTGTTGCAACCATTGTGGGTGTTTTGTTGGGGATTGGAATTGCTCAGGTTGCTGGTCCGAATTTGGTGCACACATACCAGAAGATTTTCACTGCGCCATTCTTTGTCTTTGAAGGATCATTACACCATATTTGGTTGCCTGCGGTGCTCGCATTGGTGATTAGTGTCGTTTCAACGCTGATTGCCACCTATAGCGTTGTGCGAATAATGCCTGCTGAAGCTATGCACGCAGCTGCGCCTAAAAGTGGTAAAGACATTATCTTACAGCGAACTCCCATCTGGGCCCGGCTATCATTTCATTCTCGATACGCCGTAAAGTCAGCGTTTCGAAATTGGGGCCGTTCGCTGGCAATGATTTGTGGAGTGATTGCTTCAACATCGTTGACGGTTATGTCCCTGGGGTTTCAGGATTCGTATCAGCTAATTACCACCGAATACTTTGATGTTACGGCGAAATATGATTATGCGATTACAGTGCCGCCAACTCATATTAATAATGATCCAGGGTTTTCAGAGGATATTAATTTAGAAACGCAGTATAAGGCGCTCACTGTCCCGGCTACATTGCGGGTAGCAGATAGGCGGGAAGAGCTTCCACTCATTATTACGGACCGACCAGCCGATATTTATAATTTTCAGGATGTGGACGATAACCCTATGACCTATGGTGCCGGGATTGTACTGCCGGAATTTTATGCCGAAAGGCTAGGTATTGGCAAAGGGGATTTGGTAACTATTGAAAGCTCAAACAGTGTTGTAGATGGAGATATTAGTGTCACTGGCCTAAGCCAACAAAATATTGGTTTTATTGCGATTGCTTCGTATAATGCTGCCGAAAAAGATTTAGGGCTAAAAGAACAAACTTTTACTACGGTGTTTGCTAGTGCGAAGGATAATATCGGTGAGACGAAAAAGAAGTTGGAGCGTGAGGAATCAGTACTGGCCGTAAGTGCGATTCCAAATGAGCGGGAAAGTTTTCAAAAGCATGCCGCTGCATTGAATATGTATATTACACTACTAGTTCTTTTCTCTATTATGCTCGGCATTGCTGCTTTGTATTCAATTTCTTCAATTTCGCTATTGGCTCGCCAATATGAGTTTGTGGTGCTTCGTGTATTGGGGTATACGCCACTGGATATTTCGCTTGCATATTTGAAGGAATTGGTGCTGCAAATACTCGTGGGATTACCGTTAGGTTTGGTCTCAGGATTGTATTTAACTCGGTATGTGTCTTCGAAGTTTTCAAACTCGCAATTATATTTCGAAGAGATGATTCAACCGGATACATATGTATATGCGGCATTGATCGCTTGCCTTGTGCTTGCGGTTGTTTGGCTTTTCTCTATCGGCATGGTGTCAAGACTTCGTCTTGTTGAGGGTTTAAAGGCCAGAGATGAATAA
- a CDS encoding ABC transporter ATP-binding protein, with product MGFKSAVKNKNEVDRKMLYALKHISKVYGVKPAEVHALRDITIDIPASKFIVVLGASGSGKSTLLNLLGGMDSPTSGSILFRGVDISIFSARKLTKFRRKEVGFIFQSYNLLSDLTVLENVIFATSMVGLTRADAKDALTAVGLADRLDYYPHQLSGGQQQRVSIARALAKRPQVLLCDEPTGALDFETGVQVLEELQRLQREHETSIIVITHNKDIAKMADMVITMRSGEITEVIYNENPAMASEVQW from the coding sequence ATGGGCTTTAAAAGCGCAGTCAAAAATAAAAATGAAGTGGACAGAAAAATGTTGTACGCTTTAAAACACATTTCCAAAGTTTATGGGGTTAAACCAGCTGAAGTCCATGCATTGCGCGATATTACAATAGATATTCCTGCCTCAAAGTTTATTGTTGTTTTGGGGGCGAGTGGTTCTGGGAAAAGCACCTTGCTTAATCTTCTAGGGGGAATGGACTCACCAACGTCAGGATCGATTTTATTTCGCGGCGTTGATATTAGTATTTTTTCTGCGCGAAAACTAACAAAATTTCGACGCAAAGAAGTGGGGTTTATTTTCCAGTCGTATAATTTACTTTCAGATCTGACGGTACTGGAGAATGTTATTTTTGCAACGTCAATGGTCGGGCTAACTCGCGCCGATGCGAAGGATGCCCTTACTGCTGTGGGGCTAGCAGATCGCTTGGATTATTATCCGCACCAACTTTCTGGCGGTCAGCAGCAAAGGGTTTCGATAGCGCGTGCATTGGCAAAACGGCCACAAGTGCTGTTGTGTGATGAGCCGACAGGGGCGTTAGATTTTGAAACAGGTGTTCAGGTTTTAGAGGAGTTGCAACGATTGCAACGTGAGCATGAAACTTCAATAATAGTAATCACTCATAATAAAGATATTGCCAAAATGGCCGATATGGTAATTACCATGCGAAGTGGGGAAATTACTGAAGTAATTTACAATGAAAATCCCGCTATGGCGTCGGAGGTGCAATGGTAA
- the purL gene encoding phosphoribosylformylglycinamidine synthase subunit PurL, with protein MTVPFNDTVDAAKAHPDAQQPYRELGLKDDEYARIKEILGRRPTHAELTMYSVMWSEHCSYKSSKVHLRYFGETTTPEMGSKILAGIGENAGVVDIGDGHAVTFRVESHNHPSYVEPHQGAATGVGGIVRDIMAMGARPIAVMDQLRFGPADAPDTQRVLPGVVDGIGGYGNSLGLPNIGGETVFDESYAGNPLVNALCVGTLKVEDLKLAFASGLGNKVMLFGSRTGLDGIGGVSVLASDTFEEGAERKLPAVQVGDPFAEKVLIECCLDLYKAGVVVGIQDLGGAGLSCATSELAAAGDGGMTVNLDMVPLRAENMTAAEILASESQERMCAIVTPENVAKFKEICAHWDVTCAEIGEVTDNDRLVITHRGEIVVEAPAHTIAHQGPVYERPYARPEWQDELQVFRGVEKPSDLRATLLQMVSSPALCSRAFITQQYDRYVRGNTVLAQNSDAGVLRIDEESGRGVAVSADASGRYTKLDPNTGARLALAEAYRNVAVTGARPVAVTNCLNFGSPEDPDVMWQFREAVHGLADGCVELGIPVSGGNVSFYNQTGDTPILPTPVVGVLGVIDDVHQRIGHKLGTVDHTEDLYVLGTTEDEFGGSIWQQISGAGLNGMPPNIDLAKEKTLSDFFTGPRVVTAAHDLSEGGLAQALAELTITSNIGADIDIASVHNDAFIALFSETASRVLVATDTGEALEARAAELGIPCVKLGSTNEDRVLRINGQFDIPLDELREAWEATLPSIFGHAVGANSVVE; from the coding sequence ATGACTGTTCCTTTCAATGACACTGTCGACGCCGCGAAGGCGCACCCGGACGCGCAGCAGCCGTACCGCGAACTCGGGCTTAAAGACGATGAATATGCCCGCATTAAAGAAATCTTGGGACGACGCCCTACGCATGCTGAATTAACTATGTATTCGGTGATGTGGTCAGAGCACTGCTCATACAAATCTTCTAAAGTGCACTTACGTTATTTCGGCGAGACCACTACACCTGAAATGGGCTCAAAGATTCTTGCTGGAATTGGCGAAAACGCGGGCGTTGTAGATATCGGGGATGGGCACGCAGTTACCTTCAGAGTCGAATCGCACAACCACCCGTCATATGTGGAACCTCATCAAGGTGCCGCTACCGGCGTGGGCGGTATTGTTCGCGACATTATGGCAATGGGTGCTCGCCCTATCGCGGTAATGGACCAACTTCGTTTTGGGCCCGCCGACGCCCCGGATACGCAACGTGTGCTGCCTGGGGTAGTGGATGGCATCGGTGGCTATGGTAATAGCCTTGGCCTTCCAAATATCGGTGGCGAAACAGTATTCGATGAATCTTATGCTGGTAACCCGCTTGTAAATGCACTTTGTGTAGGCACGCTCAAGGTCGAGGACCTGAAACTGGCGTTTGCGTCTGGTTTAGGCAATAAAGTTATGTTGTTCGGCTCCCGCACAGGCCTAGATGGTATCGGCGGCGTGTCCGTATTGGCCTCTGACACATTTGAGGAAGGTGCGGAACGGAAACTACCAGCCGTGCAGGTCGGTGACCCCTTTGCCGAAAAAGTTCTTATTGAGTGCTGCTTAGACTTATATAAAGCAGGAGTAGTTGTAGGTATTCAAGATCTTGGTGGGGCCGGCCTTTCATGTGCCACTTCCGAATTGGCGGCAGCTGGTGATGGCGGCATGACGGTAAACCTGGATATGGTTCCACTGCGGGCAGAAAATATGACTGCTGCGGAAATTCTTGCATCTGAATCACAAGAACGCATGTGTGCAATTGTGACTCCGGAAAATGTAGCAAAGTTCAAAGAAATTTGTGCTCACTGGGATGTAACTTGCGCTGAGATTGGGGAAGTTACAGACAATGATCGTTTGGTGATTACGCATCGCGGTGAAATCGTTGTTGAAGCTCCAGCACATACAATCGCTCACCAAGGCCCTGTATATGAACGCCCATATGCGCGGCCTGAATGGCAGGATGAACTCCAGGTGTTCCGGGGCGTCGAAAAGCCAAGCGATTTGCGTGCAACACTATTGCAGATGGTTTCATCGCCAGCGCTGTGCTCTAGGGCATTTATTACACAACAGTATGATCGCTATGTGCGCGGCAATACGGTACTCGCACAAAATTCTGATGCCGGTGTGCTTCGTATCGACGAAGAATCCGGCCGTGGTGTGGCTGTTTCCGCAGATGCGTCGGGTCGGTATACCAAGCTTGATCCGAATACGGGTGCGCGTCTCGCATTGGCGGAAGCCTATCGCAATGTAGCAGTTACTGGCGCCCGGCCGGTGGCCGTAACGAACTGCCTAAACTTCGGTTCGCCAGAAGACCCTGACGTGATGTGGCAGTTCCGTGAAGCCGTACATGGGCTTGCCGATGGCTGTGTTGAACTGGGGATCCCAGTCTCTGGTGGCAATGTTTCCTTCTATAACCAGACTGGTGACACCCCGATTCTCCCGACTCCTGTAGTGGGTGTGCTTGGTGTAATTGATGATGTACACCAACGAATCGGACATAAACTGGGCACCGTTGACCATACCGAGGACCTTTATGTACTCGGCACTACCGAAGACGAATTCGGTGGTTCGATTTGGCAGCAAATTTCTGGTGCAGGCCTGAATGGTATGCCCCCGAACATTGATCTGGCTAAGGAAAAGACCCTTTCGGATTTCTTTACCGGCCCACGTGTTGTTACTGCTGCTCACGATTTATCTGAGGGCGGTCTTGCCCAGGCGCTTGCTGAACTCACCATCACTTCAAATATCGGTGCGGATATCGATATTGCTTCCGTACACAACGATGCATTCATTGCACTGTTTTCTGAAACTGCATCACGAGTACTCGTTGCTACGGATACTGGTGAAGCATTGGAAGCACGTGCAGCTGAACTCGGAATTCCTTGTGTAAAACTCGGCTCCACCAATGAAGATCGTGTTTTACGAATCAATGGACAGTTTGACATTCCATTGGATGAGCTCCGTGAAGCATGGGAAGCCACACTGCCCAGTATCTTTGGGCATGCGGTTGGCGCCAACTCTGTCGTTGAATAG
- the purQ gene encoding phosphoribosylformylglycinamidine synthase subunit PurQ yields MTANIGVITFPGTLDDVDAARAVRIAGAKAVSLWHADEDLRGVDAVVIPGGFSYGDYLRSGAISALAPVMQSVIEAAGKGMPVLGICNGFQILTESRLLPGVLTRNEGLHFHCDDIYLEVVNNSTAWTNTLEAGQRILIPAKHGEGRFQASAETLKMLEDEGRVVFRYTDNFNGSMNSIAGVCSENGRVVGLMPHPEHAVETLTGPSLDGLELFLSAVGTIAS; encoded by the coding sequence GTGACCGCGAACATCGGCGTCATCACATTTCCGGGCACTCTTGATGATGTCGACGCCGCTCGTGCCGTCCGTATTGCAGGCGCTAAGGCTGTTTCGCTCTGGCATGCGGATGAAGATCTGCGGGGTGTTGACGCCGTAGTGATTCCTGGGGGCTTTTCCTATGGTGATTACCTCCGTTCTGGCGCTATTTCCGCACTTGCCCCAGTAATGCAATCTGTTATTGAAGCTGCTGGAAAAGGTATGCCTGTGCTGGGAATTTGTAATGGTTTCCAGATTCTTACAGAGTCCCGATTATTGCCCGGTGTATTGACCCGAAATGAGGGTCTACATTTTCACTGCGACGATATCTACCTAGAGGTCGTGAATAATTCGACCGCATGGACGAATACTTTAGAGGCTGGGCAACGGATTCTAATTCCCGCGAAGCATGGTGAGGGGCGCTTCCAAGCTTCTGCTGAAACCCTCAAAATGCTTGAAGATGAAGGTCGCGTTGTATTCCGCTATACCGACAACTTCAATGGTTCTATGAATTCGATTGCGGGTGTTTGTTCGGAAAATGGCCGCGTTGTTGGGCTTATGCCTCACCCCGAACATGCTGTTGAAACTTTGACCGGACCATCCTTGGATGGGCTGGAGTTGTTCTTGTCCGCTGTCGGCACCATTGCCTCCTAA
- the purS gene encoding phosphoribosylformylglycinamidine synthase subunit PurS, with protein sequence MARVVVNVMPKAEILDPQGQAVVRALGRIGVEGVQDVRQGKRFELEVDETVTRADLEKIAEILLANTVIEDFEVVDFEVSE encoded by the coding sequence GTGGCCCGTGTAGTTGTCAATGTGATGCCAAAGGCAGAGATTTTGGATCCTCAGGGGCAGGCGGTTGTGCGTGCCTTGGGTCGTATCGGGGTAGAGGGGGTGCAGGACGTACGGCAAGGAAAGCGATTCGAACTTGAGGTTGATGAAACAGTCACCCGGGCTGATCTCGAAAAAATTGCCGAAATTCTGCTCGCCAATACCGTGATTGAAGATTTCGAAGTTGTTGATTTTGAGGTGTCCGAGTGA
- a CDS encoding glutathione peroxidase: MSFYDIPVTTIDGRETTLRDWEGHVLLIVNTASECGLTGQYEGLQQLFDDYAMRGFFVLGMPCNQFGAQEPGTHEQITEFCKKNYGVTFPLFAKADVNGEDTHPLYQHLKEATGGADIAWNFEKFVISDNGDVLGRFDPRTDPEADEIIELIEEHLPVQ, translated from the coding sequence ATGAGTTTCTACGATATTCCAGTGACCACAATCGACGGCCGTGAAACCACGTTAAGGGATTGGGAAGGTCATGTTCTTTTGATTGTAAATACTGCCTCTGAATGTGGTCTTACCGGACAATATGAGGGTCTCCAACAACTGTTTGATGACTATGCAATGCGTGGGTTCTTTGTGCTTGGCATGCCGTGTAACCAGTTTGGTGCGCAGGAACCAGGTACTCACGAACAAATTACCGAATTTTGTAAGAAGAACTATGGAGTGACTTTCCCTTTGTTCGCCAAGGCAGATGTCAATGGTGAGGACACGCATCCGTTGTATCAGCATCTCAAAGAAGCAACTGGTGGTGCTGACATAGCCTGGAATTTCGAAAAGTTTGTTATTTCGGATAATGGTGACGTGCTTGGGCGTTTTGATCCACGCACTGATCCGGAGGCTGATGAAATTATCGAACTCATTGAAGAGCATTTGCCGGTGCAGTAG
- the bluB gene encoding 5,6-dimethylbenzimidazole synthase, with protein MDVYNAIFQRRDVRAEYTGEVIGSDQLRRILAAGHAAPSVGNSQPWDFVIVQEPERLAKFASHVAGRRKAFSDSLPSERRKTFNPIKIEGICESGTGVVVTYNPERGGPHILGRHTIDETGVFSAALAIQNMWLAATSEGVGMGWVSFYKEAFLADFIGCQSPVRPIAWLCLGPVTHLEQIPDLERFGWRDRRPLDDAIHQERLRSTI; from the coding sequence ATGGATGTGTATAACGCTATATTCCAGCGTCGCGATGTGCGAGCCGAATACACTGGCGAAGTTATTGGTAGTGATCAATTGCGTCGGATTCTTGCAGCGGGGCATGCTGCGCCGTCCGTGGGGAATTCGCAGCCATGGGATTTTGTGATCGTGCAAGAACCAGAGCGGTTGGCCAAGTTTGCCTCGCATGTGGCGGGGCGTCGGAAAGCATTCTCGGATAGCTTGCCTTCGGAACGTCGAAAAACTTTTAACCCAATTAAAATCGAGGGCATTTGTGAATCAGGCACTGGTGTTGTGGTGACGTATAACCCTGAGCGTGGCGGTCCGCATATTTTAGGTAGACATACTATTGATGAAACCGGGGTTTTCAGTGCGGCGCTTGCCATTCAAAATATGTGGCTAGCTGCAACTTCTGAAGGTGTAGGAATGGGCTGGGTTAGCTTTTATAAAGAAGCGTTTTTAGCCGATTTTATTGGCTGTCAGTCGCCAGTTCGTCCTATTGCATGGTTATGTCTGGGTCCCGTCACGCACCTCGAACAAATTCCTGATCTTGAGCGTTTTGGATGGCGTGATAGAAGGCCTTTGGATGACGCGATCCATCAAGAACGCCTACGCTCAACCATATGA